The Vitis vinifera cultivar Pinot Noir 40024 chromosome 12, ASM3070453v1 genome has a segment encoding these proteins:
- the LOC100263626 gene encoding GDSL esterase/lipase At4g26790, with amino-acid sequence MAHMYTPWFFFVQLLILVAESRAKVPAVIVFGDSSVDAGNNNQISTVLKSNFVPYGRDFTGGRPTGRFSNGRIPPDFISEAFGLKPTVPAYLDPNYNISDFATGVCFASAGTGYDNQTSDVLSVIPLWKELEYYKEYQKKLRAYLGQEKANEILSESLYLMSLGTNDFLENYYIFSGRSSQYTVPQYEDFLVGIAGNFIKEIYSLGARKVSLGGLPPMGCLPLERTTNFFGGSECIERYNNVAMEFNGKLNTLVGKLNKQLPGIKVVLSNPYFILQKIIRKPSSYGYENAAVACCATGMFEMGYLCNRYNMLTCPDASKYVFWDSFHPTEKTNGIISDHVVKTVLKVFL; translated from the exons ATGGCACACATGTATACCCCATGGTTTTTCTTCGTTCAATTGCTAATCCTAGTTGCAGAGTCTAGAGCCAAGGTTCCTGCAGTCATTGTATTTGGAGATTCATCAGTTGATGCCGGCAATAACAACCAAATTTCTACCGTCCTCAAGAGCAATTTCGTGCCTTATGGCCGTGACTTCACTGGTGGCCGCCCCACCGGGCGGTTCTCCAATGGGAGAATTCCCCCAGACTTCATCTCTGAGGCGTTTGGGCTCAAGCCTACTGTGCCTGCCTACTTGGATCCTAATTACAATATTTCCGACTTCGCCACTGGAGTATGCTTTGCTTCAGCTGGAACAGGCTATGATAATCAGACCTCAGATGTTCTT TCTGTGATACCTCTGTGGAAGGAATTGGAGTACTACAAGGAGTATCAGAAGAAACTGAGAGCCTACCTTGGGCAAGAAAAGGCCAATGAAATATTGAGTGAGTCCCTGTACTTAATGAGCTTGGGGACTAATGATTTCCTTGAGAACTACTACATTTTCTCCGGCCGGTCATCGCAGTATACCGTCCCCCAATACGAGGACTTCCTAGTGGGGATCGCCGGGAATTTCATCAAGGAGATTTACAGTCTGGGTGCCCGGAAAGTATCCCTTGGTGGGCTTCCTCCAATGGGGTGTTTGCCCCTGGAGAGAACCACAAATTTCTTTGGTGGAAGTGAATGCATAGAACGGTACAACAATGTGGCCATGGAGTTTAATGGGAAGTTGAATACTTTGGTTGGGAAATTGAACAAGCAGCTCCCCGGAATCAAGGTCGTCCTGTCCAATCCCTATTTCATCCTCCAGAAAATCATCCGGAAACCTTCCTCTTATG GCTACGAAAATGCAGCGGTGGCGTGCTGTGCGACGGGGATGTTCGAGATGGGGTACTTGTGTAATCGGTATAATATGCTCACATGCCCAGACGCCAGCAAATACGTCTTCTGGGATTCTTTCCATCCAACGGAGAAGACTAATGGTATAATCTCTGATCATGTGGTGAAGACTGTTTTAAaggtttttctttga
- the LOC100255117 gene encoding probable lipid-A-disaccharide synthase, mitochondrial isoform X1 produces MWNLKGRSNKGFSWLVRSFSVSRRAPIDMAAKDSELRVFIVSGEVSGDTIGSRLMASLKGISPFPIRFAGVGGPMMSKQGLKPLFPMEDIAVMGIWELLPHLNKFRMRLKETIEAAFLFQPHVVLTIDSKGFSFRFLKQLRARYSQQGLVSPVHHHFVAPSFWAWKGGEARLKGLTEFVDHVFCILPYEEEVCRSNGLAATFVGHPILEDVLELNLEKNTPQSEWKVKGNSEDFRSKNGIAPGATVISLLPGSRLQEVTRMLSIFSNTVELLKHSFSELTTIIHVAPNQHVKDYISRTTYNWPVSVKLIPGGSPHLKYDALSASRVALCTSGTVAVEMQLARLPCVVAYRAHFLTEWFICWKAKIPFISIPNILLDSAIIPEALLQACTPAKLASLLMKLTLDEGLREKQIVAAEKVLSLLSPPQKIIENRMPQDLRWKSPDYTPSMIGASTILYYAKPR; encoded by the exons ATGTGGAATTTAAAGGGTAGGAGCAACAAGGGCTTCTCATGGCTGGTGAGATCTTTTTCAGTTTCACGCAGAGCACCAATAGACATGGCTGCTAAAGATAGTGAACTAAGGGTCTTCATAGTTTCAGGAGAGGTTTCTGGAGACACAATAGGTTCTCGTCTCATGGCTTCTTTAAAAGGGATTTCCCCCTTTCCTATTCGTTTTGCTGGTGTTGGAGG gcCCATGATGTCCAAGCAAGGATTGAAACCTCTTTTCCCTATGGAAGATATTGCAGTAATGGGGATCTGGGAGTTGTTGCCTCATCTGAATAAGTTCAGA ATGAGATTGAAGGAAACAATAGAAGCTGCTTTCCTATTTCAGCCACATGTTGTACTGACAATTGACTCCAAGGGGTTCTCCTTCCGTTTCCTGAAGCAGCTAAGGG CTAGATATAGTCAGCAAGGATTGGTTAGTCCTGTACACCACCATTTTGTAGCACCATCATTCTGGGCATGGAAAGGCGGTGAAGCAAGACTAAAAGGGCTGACTGAGTTTGTCGATCATGTCTTTTGTATACTTCCTTATGAAGAAGAAGTTTGCAGATCAAATGGGCTGGCTGCTACTTTTGTGGGCCACCCTATACTGGAAGATGTCTTGGAGTTGAATTTG GAAAAGAATACCCCACAAAGTGAATGGAAGGTGAAAGGAAATTCTGAAGACTTCCGAAGTAAAAATGGAATAGCTCCAG GAGCCACGGTCATCAGCTTGCTTCCTGGAAGCAGATTACAAGAAGTAACCCGCATGCTTTCCATCTTCTCCAACACTGTGGAACTATTAAAACATTCCTTTTCTGAGTTGACAACAATCATTCATGTGGCTCCCAATCAGCATGTGAAGGACTACATTAGTAGGACCACTTATAACTGGCCTGTTTCTGTCAAATTGATTCCAGGAGGATCTCCACACCTGAAATATGATGCACTCAGT GCAAGCAGGGTTGCATTATGCACTTCTGGAACAGTTGCTGTTGAGATGCAGCTGGCACGGCTGCCATGTGTTGTTGCTTATCGAGCTCATTTCCTAACTGAATGGTTTATTTGTTGGAAAGCAAAGATACCATTCATCTCAATCCCCAATATTCTATTGGATTCTGCCATTATTCCTGAAGCTCTTCTTCAAGCGTGCACACCAGCAAAGCTTGCTTCATTGCTCAT GAAATTAACTCTGGATGAAGGCCTTCGAGAAAAACAAATTGTTGCTGCTGAAAAGGTTTTGTCTCTTTTATCTCCTCCGCAAAAAATCATAGAGAATCGAATGCCACAAGATTTGAGATGGAAGTCTCCTGACTATACCCCAAGTATGATTGGAGCATCTACCATACTATACTATGCAAAACCAAGATGA
- the LOC100255117 gene encoding probable lipid-A-disaccharide synthase, mitochondrial isoform X3, producing the protein MAGEVSGDTIGSRLMASLKGISPFPIRFAGVGGPMMSKQGLKPLFPMEDIAVMGIWELLPHLNKFRMRLKETIEAAFLFQPHVVLTIDSKGFSFRFLKQLRARYSQQGLVSPVHHHFVAPSFWAWKGGEARLKGLTEFVDHVFCILPYEEEVCRSNGLAATFVGHPILEDVLELNLEKNTPQSEWKVKGNSEDFRSKNGIAPGATVISLLPGSRLQEVTRMLSIFSNTVELLKHSFSELTTIIHVAPNQHVKDYISRTTYNWPVSVKLIPGGSPHLKYDALSASRVALCTSGTVAVEMQLARLPCVVAYRAHFLTEWFICWKAKIPFISIPNILLDSAIIPEALLQACTPAKLASLLMKLTLDEGLREKQIVAAEKVLSLLSPPQKIIENRMPQDLRWKSPDYTPSMIGASTILYYAKPR; encoded by the exons ATGGCTG GAGAGGTTTCTGGAGACACAATAGGTTCTCGTCTCATGGCTTCTTTAAAAGGGATTTCCCCCTTTCCTATTCGTTTTGCTGGTGTTGGAGG gcCCATGATGTCCAAGCAAGGATTGAAACCTCTTTTCCCTATGGAAGATATTGCAGTAATGGGGATCTGGGAGTTGTTGCCTCATCTGAATAAGTTCAGA ATGAGATTGAAGGAAACAATAGAAGCTGCTTTCCTATTTCAGCCACATGTTGTACTGACAATTGACTCCAAGGGGTTCTCCTTCCGTTTCCTGAAGCAGCTAAGGG CTAGATATAGTCAGCAAGGATTGGTTAGTCCTGTACACCACCATTTTGTAGCACCATCATTCTGGGCATGGAAAGGCGGTGAAGCAAGACTAAAAGGGCTGACTGAGTTTGTCGATCATGTCTTTTGTATACTTCCTTATGAAGAAGAAGTTTGCAGATCAAATGGGCTGGCTGCTACTTTTGTGGGCCACCCTATACTGGAAGATGTCTTGGAGTTGAATTTG GAAAAGAATACCCCACAAAGTGAATGGAAGGTGAAAGGAAATTCTGAAGACTTCCGAAGTAAAAATGGAATAGCTCCAG GAGCCACGGTCATCAGCTTGCTTCCTGGAAGCAGATTACAAGAAGTAACCCGCATGCTTTCCATCTTCTCCAACACTGTGGAACTATTAAAACATTCCTTTTCTGAGTTGACAACAATCATTCATGTGGCTCCCAATCAGCATGTGAAGGACTACATTAGTAGGACCACTTATAACTGGCCTGTTTCTGTCAAATTGATTCCAGGAGGATCTCCACACCTGAAATATGATGCACTCAGT GCAAGCAGGGTTGCATTATGCACTTCTGGAACAGTTGCTGTTGAGATGCAGCTGGCACGGCTGCCATGTGTTGTTGCTTATCGAGCTCATTTCCTAACTGAATGGTTTATTTGTTGGAAAGCAAAGATACCATTCATCTCAATCCCCAATATTCTATTGGATTCTGCCATTATTCCTGAAGCTCTTCTTCAAGCGTGCACACCAGCAAAGCTTGCTTCATTGCTCAT GAAATTAACTCTGGATGAAGGCCTTCGAGAAAAACAAATTGTTGCTGCTGAAAAGGTTTTGTCTCTTTTATCTCCTCCGCAAAAAATCATAGAGAATCGAATGCCACAAGATTTGAGATGGAAGTCTCCTGACTATACCCCAAGTATGATTGGAGCATCTACCATACTATACTATGCAAAACCAAGATGA
- the LOC100255117 gene encoding probable lipid-A-disaccharide synthase, mitochondrial isoform X2, whose protein sequence is MAVSGEVSGDTIGSRLMASLKGISPFPIRFAGVGGPMMSKQGLKPLFPMEDIAVMGIWELLPHLNKFRMRLKETIEAAFLFQPHVVLTIDSKGFSFRFLKQLRARYSQQGLVSPVHHHFVAPSFWAWKGGEARLKGLTEFVDHVFCILPYEEEVCRSNGLAATFVGHPILEDVLELNLEKNTPQSEWKVKGNSEDFRSKNGIAPGATVISLLPGSRLQEVTRMLSIFSNTVELLKHSFSELTTIIHVAPNQHVKDYISRTTYNWPVSVKLIPGGSPHLKYDALSASRVALCTSGTVAVEMQLARLPCVVAYRAHFLTEWFICWKAKIPFISIPNILLDSAIIPEALLQACTPAKLASLLMKLTLDEGLREKQIVAAEKVLSLLSPPQKIIENRMPQDLRWKSPDYTPSMIGASTILYYAKPR, encoded by the exons ATGGCTG TTTCAGGAGAGGTTTCTGGAGACACAATAGGTTCTCGTCTCATGGCTTCTTTAAAAGGGATTTCCCCCTTTCCTATTCGTTTTGCTGGTGTTGGAGG gcCCATGATGTCCAAGCAAGGATTGAAACCTCTTTTCCCTATGGAAGATATTGCAGTAATGGGGATCTGGGAGTTGTTGCCTCATCTGAATAAGTTCAGA ATGAGATTGAAGGAAACAATAGAAGCTGCTTTCCTATTTCAGCCACATGTTGTACTGACAATTGACTCCAAGGGGTTCTCCTTCCGTTTCCTGAAGCAGCTAAGGG CTAGATATAGTCAGCAAGGATTGGTTAGTCCTGTACACCACCATTTTGTAGCACCATCATTCTGGGCATGGAAAGGCGGTGAAGCAAGACTAAAAGGGCTGACTGAGTTTGTCGATCATGTCTTTTGTATACTTCCTTATGAAGAAGAAGTTTGCAGATCAAATGGGCTGGCTGCTACTTTTGTGGGCCACCCTATACTGGAAGATGTCTTGGAGTTGAATTTG GAAAAGAATACCCCACAAAGTGAATGGAAGGTGAAAGGAAATTCTGAAGACTTCCGAAGTAAAAATGGAATAGCTCCAG GAGCCACGGTCATCAGCTTGCTTCCTGGAAGCAGATTACAAGAAGTAACCCGCATGCTTTCCATCTTCTCCAACACTGTGGAACTATTAAAACATTCCTTTTCTGAGTTGACAACAATCATTCATGTGGCTCCCAATCAGCATGTGAAGGACTACATTAGTAGGACCACTTATAACTGGCCTGTTTCTGTCAAATTGATTCCAGGAGGATCTCCACACCTGAAATATGATGCACTCAGT GCAAGCAGGGTTGCATTATGCACTTCTGGAACAGTTGCTGTTGAGATGCAGCTGGCACGGCTGCCATGTGTTGTTGCTTATCGAGCTCATTTCCTAACTGAATGGTTTATTTGTTGGAAAGCAAAGATACCATTCATCTCAATCCCCAATATTCTATTGGATTCTGCCATTATTCCTGAAGCTCTTCTTCAAGCGTGCACACCAGCAAAGCTTGCTTCATTGCTCAT GAAATTAACTCTGGATGAAGGCCTTCGAGAAAAACAAATTGTTGCTGCTGAAAAGGTTTTGTCTCTTTTATCTCCTCCGCAAAAAATCATAGAGAATCGAATGCCACAAGATTTGAGATGGAAGTCTCCTGACTATACCCCAAGTATGATTGGAGCATCTACCATACTATACTATGCAAAACCAAGATGA
- the LOC100253342 gene encoding mitochondrial pyruvate carrier 3, with translation MAASKLQAFWNHPAGPKTIHFWAPTFKWGVSIANIYDFWTPAEQLSYPQQTAIAGSGIIWSRYSTIITPKNWNLFSVSAGMAATGMYQLGRKIQHDVFSKQEAAMAKEC, from the exons ATGGCAGCTTCAAAGCTTCAAGCCTTCTGGAACCATCCTGCAGGGCCTAAAACAA TCCATTTCTGGGCCCCTACTTTCAAATGGGGAGTCAGCATTGCAAATATCTATGACTTTTGGACGCCAGCTGAACAGCTCTCCTACCCGCAGCAAACTG CCATCGCAGGCAGTGGAATCATCTGGTCAAGGTACAGCACAATAATTACACCC AAGAATTGGAATCTTTTCAGTGTGAGTGCTGGAATGGCTGCGACAGGAATGTACCAACTTGGACGTAAAATTCA gcaTGATGTATTTTCCAAACAAGAGGCAGCTATGGCAAAAGAATGCTGA
- the LOC100248207 gene encoding uncharacterized protein LOC100248207 encodes MQQPKDTLSISTIWRGKKFIVETNSDATLKKFGHELQKLTGVKADTMRLIVPQPSNKGLKLLSPFSDEHMHLSLQETSILQGKSIRMMGVSEHEVDEVLKNAKVDLRIPGFEEEEKRLRQRMFDRPHTPQKLPQGNYIFCDFRTLELPGIVLNPPASEALKRMHMLAADPGIVAIMNKHRWRVGIMTEMAPVGYVGVSPKCILGVNKNHGEEISLRLRTDDLKGFRKYESIKKTLLHELAHMVYSEHDANFYALDKQLNQEAASLDWTKSRSHTLSGHQHSEHYEGEFYSGDSSIFSQKLGGKMSDQLESARASSVAAAYLRLANASTNNTGVAELHEEPDPDDSESNMHEEYDALYKKTLDINNPNRAQSKVDDEPDPDDFSDNQRKIEPCPHYESGGFMESELYSGINESKVIFEPDPDDVEMQQFVPHSRTDEKLASTKTSEEPDPDDLEVSVKQHLVVEPEPENSQLLKTLDSKVQMMKTLDEPDPDDSEVKRNGLGCGNISRLDHGNSLVMKTMEDQCPQRKGYKEPDPDDSQANGVMAEPDPDDNLVHPLDTSIMHTDEPDPDDEELQRIQDPVTVVCNRLQKAIEMLRSEVNATQAAIVLQTLFKIIRNLIEHPDEIKFRRLRKANPAFQRNIANYKAAMEVLFLIGFNEDVVSSEIGKVETYLVMKRNDPGLLWLVKSSLETRMAH; translated from the exons ATGCAACAGCCAAAAGACACACTGAGCATCTCCACTATATGGAGGGGCAAGAAATTCATAGTGGAGACTAATTCAGATGCTACACTCAAAAAGTTTGGGCATGAACTGCAGAAATTGACGGGTGTCAAAGCAGACACTATGCGGCTCATTGTTCCACAGCCATCCAATAAAGGCTTGAAACTGCTATCCCCTTTTTCTGATGAACACATGCACTTAAGCTTGCAAGAAACTTCCATTCTTCAG GGAAAGTCTATCAGAATGATGGGAGTATCTGAACATGAGGTTGATGAAGTTCTAAAAAATGCAAAAGTGGATTTGAGGATACCTGGATTTGAAGAAGAGGAAAAGAGACTGAGGCAGCGAATGTTTGATAGGCCCCATACTCCACAGAAACTTCCACAAGGAAATTATATCTTTTGTGATTTCCGAACACTTGAGCTCCCAGGAATAGTG TTGAATCCTCCAGCTTCAGAGGCATTGAAAAGAATGCATATGCTTGCTGCAGATCCAGGAATTGTTGCCATCATGAACAAG CATCGATGGCGGGTAGGAATTATGACTGAGATGGCCCCAGTAGGATATGTTGGTGTGAGTCCCAAATGCATTCTTGGTGTCAACAAG AATCACGGAGAGGAGATTTCTCTGCGTCTTCGAACTGATGACCTCAAGGGTTTCAGGAAATATGAGAGCATTAAAAAAACTCTATTGCATGAACTG GCACATATGGTTTATTCTGAACATGATGCAAACTTTTACGCTCTAGACAAGCAG CTTAACCAAGAAGCTGCTAGTTTAGATTGGACGAAATCAAGAAGCCACACTTTGAGTGGACACCAGCATTCAGAACACTATGAAGGGGAGTTCTATTCTGGAGATAGTAGCATTTTTTCTCAAAAGCTTGGGGGGAAGATGTCAGATCAGCTGGAAAGTGCCCGTGCATCTTCAGTGGCTGCTGCTTATCTCCGTTTAGCAAATGCTTCCACTAACAACACGGGAGTAGCTGAATTACACGAAGAACCAGATCCTGATGATTCTGAGTCCAATATGCATGAAGAATATGATGctctatataaaaaaacacttgATATCAACAATCCAAACAGAGCTCAATCGAAAGTGGATGATGAACCTGATCCTGATGACTTCTCTGACAATCAAAGGAAGATTGAGCCCTGTCCTCATTATGAGAGTGGCGGATTCATGGAATCTGAACTCTATTCTGGAATTAATGAAAGCAAAGTGATTTTTGAACCTGATCCCGATGATGTTGAGATGCAACAGTTTGTGCCTCATTCAAGAACCGATGAAAAGTTGGCAAGCACTAAAACAAGCGAAGAACCTGATCCTGATGATTTGGAAGTTTCTGTGAAGCAGCATCTTGTGGTTGAGCCTGAACCTGAAAACTCTCAATTGCTCAAGACTCTGGACAGCAAAGTTCAGATGATGAAGACCCTTGATGAACCTGATCCAGATGATTCTGAAGTAAAAAGGAATGGTTTGGGATGTGGAAATATTTCTAGACTTGATCATGGTAATTCTTTGGTGATGAAAACCATGGAAGATCAATGCCCACAAAGAAAGGGTTATAAAGAACCAGATCCGGATGATTCTCAAGCAAATGGAGTCATGGCAGAACCTGATCCAGATGATAATTTGGTACACCCACTGGACACTTCCATAATGCACACTGATGAGCCAGATCCTGATGATGAAGAATTGCAGAGAATCCAAGACCCTGTTACTGTTGTTTGTAATCGCCTGCAAAAGGCCATTGAGATGCTGCGATCTGAAGTTAATGCCACACAGGCTGCTATAGTCCTGCAAACTCTGTTTAAGATAATTAG GAACTTGATTGAACACCCAGATGAGATTAAATTCAGAAGACTCCGAAAG GCCAATCCGGCGTTTCAGAGGAACATTGCGAATTATAAAG CTGCCATGGAAGTACTCTTCTTGATCGGTTTCAATGAAGATGTTGTGTCCAGTGAAATCGGAAAGGTGGAAACCTACTTAGTAATGAAGCGGAACGACCCAGGCTTGCTGTGGCTGGTCAAATCCTCCCTGGAAACACGCATGGCTCACTAG
- the LOC100243092 gene encoding uncharacterized protein LOC100243092, with product MAMRFKRVSAAFDDVARARLCDSSGSDHSEEDDSEELSDLVDSFLERDVIELQVGDEDGKMEEERSDFDSENRWSDSLTREMLQSLISGDDGNDDGDDDVKRKIRDELEVKCRSLENCQAEGFKRRLMTLLRRRGFDAGLCKSRWEKTGRCPGGEYEYIDVVVAESRYVVEVFLAGEFTIARPTSYYQTLLRLFPCVMVVKQFELKQMVRLMCAEMKKSMKIRDMPVPPWRKNGYMQAKWFGPYKRTVNAIPTGKSSDSSEGLAGKGLIGLPVVYNCSGEFVRKVGFRSGRMGQVLNGMEL from the exons ATGGCGATGAGGTTCAAGAGAGTTTCGGCAGCTTTCGATGACGTGGCGCGAGCTCGGCTGTGTGACAGCAGCGGGAGCGATCACTCCGAGGAAGACGACTCGGAGGAGCTGTCCGATCTGGTGGACTCGTTTCTGGAGAGGGACGTGATCGAGCTGCAGGTTGGAGATGAGGACGGGAAGATGGAGGAGGAAAGAAGCGATTTCGACTCGGAGAACCGCTGGTCCGATTCATTGACAAGGGAAATGTTGCAGAGCTTGATCAGTGGAGACGATGGCAACGACGACGGCGATGATGATGTGAAGAGGAAGATTCGTGATGAGCTGGAAGTCAAGTGTCGGAGTTTGGAGAACTGTCAGGCGGAAGGGTTCAAGCGGCGACTGATGACTCTGTTGCGCCGTAGAGGCTTCGATGCAG GACTCTGCAAATCTCGGTGGGAGAAAACGGGTCGGTGTCCCGGCGGAGAATACGAATACATAGACGTGGTAGTCGCCGAATCTCGGTACGTGGTCGAAGTATTCCTCGCCGGAGAGTTCACAATCGCCCGGCCGACGAGCTATTATCAGACTTTACTCCGGCTGTTTCCTTGTGTCATGGTGGTAAAGCAATTCGAGCTCAAGCAGATGGTTAGGCTAATGTGCGCGGAGATGAAGAAGTCAATGAAGATCAGAGATATGCCGGTGCCACCATGGAGGAAGAATGGGTACATGCAAGCCAAGTGGTTCGGGCCCTATAAGCGGACAGTGAACGCAATTCCGACGGGTAAATCTTCCGACTCCAGTGAAGGGCTTGCCGGAAAGGGGTTGATAGGTTTACCGGTGGTGTATAATTGTAGTGGTGAGTTTGTAAGAAAAGTTGGTTTCAGGAGCGGGAGGATGGGCCAGGTGTTGAATGGCATGGAGTTGTAA